From one Rhizobium sp. CIAT894 genomic stretch:
- a CDS encoding PfkB family carbohydrate kinase: protein MRPLAVIGNVNVDLILGPAAPWPKAGTEIIVDHDELRVGGSAGNSALAWQALGIEFEIAANIGSDQFGRWLAEAFGHRSQNWPVRPERTTLSVGITHPDGERTFFTTTGHLPRFSLADVFAVIDGERLRGGYALLCGGFLTDDLASEYDAFFDWADSHDITVALDTGWPLDGWTEGNCAAARAWLSRSGIALLNEVETTTLAGIIDPIDAAREIRSHMPEGAIVVVKRGPDGAIAIGPDGQPASGAAPVVKVVDTIGAGDVFNAGFLAALADGKPLASCLAAGTQVASRAISTLPRSYGDPSSPQEPVS, encoded by the coding sequence ATGCGGCCGCTTGCAGTCATCGGCAACGTCAATGTCGATCTCATCCTCGGACCGGCCGCCCCCTGGCCGAAGGCCGGCACGGAAATCATCGTCGATCATGACGAGCTCAGGGTCGGCGGATCCGCCGGCAACAGCGCGCTCGCCTGGCAGGCGCTCGGCATCGAATTCGAGATCGCCGCCAATATCGGCAGCGACCAGTTCGGCCGGTGGCTGGCGGAGGCCTTCGGCCACCGCTCCCAAAATTGGCCGGTGCGCCCCGAGCGAACGACGCTTTCTGTCGGCATCACCCATCCGGACGGCGAGCGCACCTTCTTCACGACGACCGGCCACCTGCCGCGCTTCAGCCTCGCCGACGTCTTCGCCGTTATCGACGGCGAAAGGCTGCGCGGCGGCTACGCGCTCCTCTGCGGCGGCTTTCTGACCGACGACTTGGCGAGCGAATATGACGCCTTCTTCGACTGGGCCGACAGCCACGACATCACCGTCGCGCTCGATACCGGCTGGCCGCTCGACGGCTGGACCGAAGGAAATTGCGCGGCTGCCCGCGCCTGGCTTTCGCGCAGCGGCATCGCCCTGCTGAACGAAGTCGAGACGACGACGCTTGCCGGCATCATTGATCCGATCGACGCCGCCCGTGAGATCAGGTCGCATATGCCGGAGGGCGCAATCGTCGTCGTCAAGCGCGGCCCGGACGGTGCGATCGCCATCGGGCCGGACGGCCAGCCGGCGTCGGGGGCTGCACCCGTCGTCAAGGTCGTCGATACGATCGGCGCCGGCGATGTCTTCAACGCCGGCTTCCTGGCAGCATTGGCAGATGGTAAGCCGCTGGCCTCCTGCCTGGCGGCGGGGACGCAGGTCGCCTCGCGCGCCATTTCCACCCTTCCCCGCAGCTACGGTGATCCGTCATCTCCCCAGGAACCCGTGTCATGA
- a CDS encoding SIS domain-containing protein, with protein MNMTTERTRPAGLAAIDREMARQHADAIASYEAAAPMAARAAASLKKTGRLLLIGMGGSHAVNRAVEPLYRALGIDAIAVPLSEQLGQPLPIAGRTIFVTSQSGESAEVLRWFNETGGAEDTFGLTLEAGSFLARTAPSLVGSGGTELAFAATRSLTVTFALHLAILAALGEDPTAALAALRAPEEHDIAAALAALENVATVVTSGRRLQGVAEALALGLTELSRRPCFSLEGGQLRHGPMEMLGPEIGVVLFRGLDETSGLVTVMASSAVETGAAVVLFDASGQEPVAGAVAIRFAPATGLAAIFAMLPVAQRLMIAFADARVENAGTPVRSTKITRSE; from the coding sequence ATGAACATGACAACAGAAAGAACCCGGCCCGCCGGGCTTGCGGCGATCGACCGCGAAATGGCCCGCCAGCACGCCGATGCCATCGCCTCTTATGAAGCCGCCGCACCCATGGCGGCAAGAGCCGCCGCCTCGCTGAAGAAGACCGGCCGCCTTCTCCTGATCGGCATGGGCGGTTCGCATGCGGTCAACCGCGCCGTCGAGCCGCTCTATCGCGCGCTCGGCATCGACGCCATCGCCGTGCCGCTCTCCGAACAGCTCGGCCAGCCGCTGCCGATCGCCGGCAGGACGATCTTCGTCACCTCGCAATCCGGCGAAAGCGCCGAAGTCCTGCGCTGGTTCAACGAGACCGGCGGCGCGGAGGACACCTTCGGCCTTACCCTCGAAGCCGGCTCTTTCCTGGCAAGAACCGCCCCCTCGCTGGTTGGCAGCGGTGGCACCGAACTCGCCTTCGCCGCCACCCGCAGCCTGACGGTGACCTTCGCCCTGCACCTGGCAATCCTCGCCGCCCTCGGCGAAGATCCTACGGCCGCACTTGCCGCCCTCAGGGCTCCGGAAGAGCATGACATCGCCGCCGCGCTCGCCGCACTCGAAAACGTCGCGACCGTCGTCACCTCGGGCCGCCGGCTGCAGGGTGTCGCCGAGGCGTTGGCGCTCGGATTGACGGAGCTGTCGCGCCGCCCCTGCTTTTCGCTCGAAGGCGGCCAGTTGCGCCACGGTCCGATGGAGATGCTGGGGCCCGAAATCGGCGTCGTGCTGTTCCGCGGTCTGGACGAGACATCAGGTCTCGTGACCGTCATGGCGAGTTCCGCCGTCGAAACCGGCGCCGCGGTGGTCCTGTTCGATGCGTCCGGTCAGGAACCGGTCGCCGGCGCGGTGGCGATCCGCTTTGCCCCGGCAACCGGCCTTGCCGCGATCTTCGCCATGCTGCCGGTCGCCCAGCGGCTGATGATCGCTTTTGCCGATGCCCGCGTCGAGAATGCCGGAACGCCGGTCCGTTCAACCAAGATTACCCGGAGCGAATGA